ACTGTAGGATAGCTTTTTACAGATGCCTGTATACCTAATTTTTGCTGTAGCAGATCTGCTAGGGGTTGTATGTTTTTAATGCGGGGATTATCGGCGTATTGATAAACAGCTAAGCGTAAGTTCTGACTGAAGCCGGTAAACGTTATCAATACCAATAGGGTAACCAATATCTTCTTCATGAATACAAAGATGCAGTTACTATGCCAAGGGGTAATCCCAAAAGCTGTATGAATTGCTGTTTCTTATCATTTCCTTTGCACCCTTTTTGCGATCTTTATTGGCTATGAAGCGTAGTGGTTCTGCAGATCTTCCCTTACACAATGGAGCCGTACCCAATTGGTTATACGAGCGCATGGGGAAGTTGGGCTTGGCTATCACGGAAGCCATTTTGGTGGAGTATGGAAAAGAAGAATTTCTACGCCGCATGAGCGATCCTTTCTGGTTTCAGAGCTTAGGGGCGGTGATGGGAATGGACTGGCATTCATCGGGTATTACCACATCTGTCTTAGGGGCTTTACGCCGTTCTATAAATCCTCACTCCAAAGAACTGGGCTTGTATTTCTGCGGAGGGAAAGGCAAGTTTTCCCGGCAAACACCAGAAGAACTATTGGCCATTGCTGATAAAACCGGCTTGAACGGACATGAGCTGGTACGTAGTTCTAAACTCAGTGCCAAGGTAGACAATACCGCTGTGCAGGATGGCTTTCAATTATACATTCACAGTTTTATTCTTTCTGATAGTGGGCAGTGGACCGTAGTGCAACAAGGGATGCGCGAAGTCGATGCCATGGCGCGCCGCTATCATTGGCACTCTGCCGATCTGAAATCATTTGTTGAAGAGCCTCATGCTGGGGTGCATGGCGCAAACCAGGGGTTGATCCTGAACTTAACAGCTACCGACGCCAATATCACACGGGAAGGTATTCTGCAGATCGCTGGTGAAAAGCCAGAGACCATGATGCAGGAGATTCAGCATTTGATCATGCCTTCTCATCATGATGTGCGTAGTAAAGATGTTGACTTAAAACGTTTAGGTACCGTACTATGGTTAGCCCATGACAAGCAACCCAAAGACTTTGAAGAGCTGTTATTGCTGGAAGGTGTTGGTCCTCGTACGCTGCAATCCTTAACCTTAGTGAGCGAGGTGGTACACGGTACACCGTCACGTTTTAAAGATCCTGCCCGCTTTTCGTTTGCCCATGGCGGTAAGGATGGGCATCCATTCCCTGTGCCTACCAAGACCTTTGATGAAGTGATCCATACCATGCAAAAGGCAGTGGAGCGCGCTAAGATTGGTCAAACAGATAAAGCACAAGCGCTGAAGAAACTTCATGAAATAGCCGCCCGCGCAGAAAAAGACTTCACGCCAACGGATAAACTGCAGGAAGTTATTCAAAAAGAAATAGAAGACAGTTGGAAATACGGTGGCAAAACCATCTTTGGCGATGCCAAACCACCCAAGCGTTCGAAGGGAGTGCAGCTGCGTTTATTTTAAGGCCCAGCTCACACCCCCGGCCCCTAAAGGGGAGCGTCAGCGCGGCGGAAGCCTAGGCCGTGAGACGTCAAACGTGAAAGGGCCAGCGTGCAAAGCCAGAAGATCAAACTGCTTAATAAATGAAAAGCACTCTGTTAAGTGGAGTGCTTTTCATTTATAGTCCATCAATTCTTTGCGTCTTTTCCTCTTAGCGCCTTTGCGTGAAATCCTTCTGCCTTGTCAACCTAACTTCATTTGCTAATCTTCACTTCAGCTAATCAGCCATTTCCTCTGTGTCCCTTCGTGCCTCTTTGCCTCTGTGGTTCAAGAAGCCTGGGCCTCCCCTTTAGGGGCCGGGGGCGTGCTGGGGTTCGCTCGCCTTATTTAATTTCTCTATCGCTTCTTTATCCAACTCTATCTGAAACGCTTTCGCCAGCTCTTTCACTTGCTCCACGCTGGTTGCGCTGGCAATGGGTGCTGTAATACTCGGGCGGGCCAATAGCCAGGCTAACGCAATACTGGCTTGGTTAGTCTGGTACTGTGCAGCCACTTCATCCAGTGCTTTAAGGATGCGCAAGCCACGTTCGTTCAGGTATTTATTGACTATACCACCACCACGCACACTTTTATTCACGTCTTCTTCCGTACGGTACTTACCACTTAAAAAACCGCTGGCTAATGCATAGTAGTTGATCACACCCAAACCTTCCTGCAAACAGATCGGTTCATACTGCGTTTCAAATGTTGAGCGGTTGTACAGGTTGTACTCTGGCTGCAAGGTTTGATACGCTGGCAGGTTTTTCTCCTTGCTGTATCGTAGCGACTCCTGTAAACGCTCTGGACTCAGGTTTGAGGCTCCGATAGCTCTTACCTTACCTTCTTTAACCAGTTGCCCAAAGATTTCGATGGTTTCACCAACCGGTGTGTCCAGGTCATCCCAGTGCGATTGATACAGGTCTATATAGTCGGTTTGCAAGCGCTGTAAGGAATCCTCAACTGCTTTTCGGATATACTTGGCCGAAAGGTCTTTTTTGCCTTGTCCCATATCACCACCTACTTTGGTAGCTATAACTATTTTATTACGATTGCCTTTTTGCTTAACCCATTTGCCAATGATGGTTTCCGATTCTCCGCCTTTATTACCCGGCGCCCAACGGGAATACACATCGGCAGTATCAATAAAGTCAAAGCCGGCATCTTCAAAGGCATCCAGTAACAGGAAAGAGGTCTTTTCATCTGCTGTCCAGCCAAAGACGTTGCCGCCAAAGGCCCAAGGCATTACCTCCAAACCGCTGTTCCCAAGTTTTCTTTTTTTCATTATGCTCCTCCTTTTATAATGTGGCCATATCAATTACAAAACGGTAGCGCACATCGCCTTTCATCATACGCTCATAGGCGGTATTGATGTCTTTAATGGCAATCACTTCCACATCGGAGGTAATATTGTTAGCGGCGCAATAGTCCAGCATTTCCTGTGTTTCTTTAATGCCGCCAATCAACGAGCCGCCAATGCTTCTGCGCTGGCCAATCAGGTTGAATGCTGGAATTTCTGCAGGTGCAGGTGGTGCACCTACACAGATCATGGTGCCATTTGTATGCAGCATACTTAAATATGTATTGTAATTGTGTGGCGCTGATACAGTATCAATAATAAAGTCAAAATAGTTGGCGAGTTCATTAAGGGTGTCTGCGTTGCTTGTCAGTGCAAAGCGATGTGCACCCAAGCGTTTAGCATCGGCTTCCTTAGAAGGGGAGTGGCTCAGCATAGTTACTTCAGCTCCAAACGCCACGGCAAACTTTACAGCCATATGTCCCAGGCCGCCTAAGCCAAGTACACCTACTTTATGACCTTTACCTACTTTCCAGTGGCGCAGAGGGGAGTAGGTGGTAATGCCAGCACATAACAATGGCGCTACACCTTCCAGTGGTAGGTCTTCTGATACTTTCAGTACAAAGTCTTCATGGGTAACAATCATATTGGAGTAACCACCATAAGTAACCGCGCCAGTTTTACGCTCGCGGCTATTGTAGGTGCCTACAAAACCAACTTCGCAATATTGTTCCAGACCTTCTTTACAGTTTCTACATTCCCGGCAAGAGTCTACCAGGCAGCCTACACCTACCAGGTCGCCATTCTTATATTTCTTTACATGGTCACCTACTCTCGACACACGGCCTACAATCTCATGGCCGGGTACAATGGGGAAAATGGTGCCGCCCCACTCATCACGAACCTGGTGAATGTCGGAGTGACAAACACCGCAGTAGATGATCTCAATCTGTACATCATGTGGTCCGGGCTCGCGGCGTTCAAAGCTCCAGGGGGCTAAATCTGATTTTGGGTCTTGTGCAGCATATCCTTTCGTTGGGGTCATATGTTTCTGATTTTAGGTTGAATAACAAAATTAGTTGATCACTTAGCTGATAAGAGGCCCTGTTATCCACAACAAGTGTTCCAGTATCGGCGGCTAAACTTAACGATGTGCATGATGTTATCGGCAATCGAGAATTGGCAATCGCTAATTGGATTTACTTTTTAAAGCCAGGAGCGTTCAGATTTTAAAGAACGATTCGCTACTTGCCTTTCTACATGGTTTCAATATTCTTTATTTCCATTTGCCGATTCCCGATTATCGATTGCTGATTCCCGGCTCCCAATTATGGTCAGTTATTTGTAAACTTTGAACAATAAAACAAGTAGAATGGCTTTGTTATTTGAACCATTAAAGATTCGATCGATCACTTTGAAGAACCGTATCGCTGTCGCACCCATGTGTCAATACTCTGCAAACGATGGCTTTATAAACGATTGGCATGTGGTGCACTTAGGTAGCCGTGCAGTAGGCGGCGCAGGATTGATTATTCTGGAGGCTACGGCTGTGACTCCAGAAGGGCGAATTACACATAAGGACCTGGGTATTTGGAAAGATGAACATATTGATGGCTTAAAACGAATAGCCACATTTATTGAATCCTTCGGTGTGGTGCCGGGTATACAGCTGGCACATGCAGGCCGTAAAGCCAGCAGTCATAATCCTTGGGAAGGAGGTGAGCCCTTAACGTTGGAAGAAGGCGCCTGGCAGACAGTAGGGCCTAGCGCTATTCCGTTTAAAGAGGGGACTCCAACTCCTGTTGAAATGTCAAGAGACCAGATTGCAAAACTGGTGCAGGATTTTAAAGCAGCTACACAGCGTGCTTTGCAGGCTGGGTTTAAGCTAATTGAATTACACGGCGCACATGGTTATCTCATACATGAGTTTTTATCACCGCTCAGTAATCAGCGAACAGATGAGTATGGCGGCTCCTTTGAAAATCGAACTCGGTTAGTTATCGAAATAATAGAAGCCGTTCGGGAAGTATGGCCCAAGGAGTATCCGCTGTTTGTACGTTTCTCTGCTACCGATTGGGTAGAAAACGGTTGGACTGTAGACGACTCTATAGCATTGGCTAAAATAATAAAGACAAAAGATGTTGATTTGATCGATTGTTCTACCGGTGGTAATATCACGGGTGTGCGTATTCCATTAGTGCCACTGTACCAGGTGCCGTTTGCTGAACAAATAAAGAAAGGCTCAGGTATTTTAACTGCGGCCGTTGGTCTCATTACTACACCACAGGAATGCGAGCAGATTTTGCAAGACCAACAAGCCGACCTCATCATGCTGGCCCGGCAAATGCTGCGCGATCCTTACTTTCCGTTGCATGCAGCTAAAGCACTAGGGGTGGATGTGCCCTGGCCATCGCAATACCTGAGGGCTAAGAAATAATAACAATTCAGTTATACAGTCGTATAGCCGGTGATGGTTGACAGTTGACAGAGGGTGGGTAGTTTAGTGCCAACTGTCATCTGCCAACTGTTCTCTGTCAACTAAAGAAAGTATAGTTACGCTTAATTCTTACGACCGCTATCGGGCTTTGCCGGTGTTATGCGGTAATCATCGTTTGTGATACCACTTACTCCCCGCTTCTTTTTGGGAGCTAGGGAATCAGTCTTCTGAGTTTGGGATGGCGGTGCCTGTACAAGCGGTGGTGCTTGCTGGTTGGTATTGTCTGTAACTGGCGGAATAATATCAGCTACGGGTACAGACGATGAATCAGTGCTGTTGGGAACAGTACTGATGGGAACATTGGTGCCCGGGTAAACAACCGGGTTTTTCTTATCAGGAATAATGGCTTTAGTGTCTATTGGTGGTGGCGACGCTGCCGGTGTAGTAATGATGGTCTGAGTGGCTGGCGTAGTAGCAGGGATCTTATTGGGTTTTGAATTCTGTTTATTGATTTTTATTAGAAACAATGCAATGATAATAACAACAATGCCGGGTAGCGCGTAAGGTAACACCTGACCGCCGCGCGGAGAGGATGGCGGTGTATCACCTCCATCATCGGTAGGCATATCTGCATCCAGCTCACCTTCAATGCGCGCCCATATAGCTTCCCGCAAATCAGGAATCGGCAGCTGGTTCAGCTTGCTGGTGATGGTTACTTCATATGTTGTTTTCTGATTCATTACGTGTTTAACTGTGTCAGTTGTTGTTGTAAAGTTTTCCGGGCTTCGCTCAGGTGCCATTTCGAGGTGCCTTCGCTGATGTTTAGTCGTTCGGCTATCTCTCGGTGGTTATAGCCTTCTACAGCATAGAGGACAAAGACGGCGTGCGTTGCTGGTGGAAGTTTCTGTATCAGTTTCATGATCTCTTCTGCTCCCATTCGCTCCAGCACACTGTTATTGATACCAGGCTCGGCTACGGTTTCCAGTTCCACATTTTCACTAAAGCGGTTTCTGGATTTGATATGATCCAAGCCCTCGTTCACTACTATCCGTTTGATCCAGGCATGTAGTGATCCTTTGGAAGAATCAAACGTGCGGATACTCTTGAATACTTTTACAAAGGCATGGCTCATAATGTCGGCAGCATCCATCTCATCGCGCGAGTAACGCAAGGCAATGGTCATGGCAAACTCATAGAGATGCTCGTACAGCAGCTTCTGCGCTTTGCGGTCGTTGGCCAGGCAGCCTTCGATCATGTTTTCAATATCGTACTCCAGGAGCGGCACTAGCTGTAATACTACATGGTTTCTCTGAAATTATTTAATGCTTTTGATCTTGCGTAATAGAAGCGATGAAGCAATTGCACTTAATACAAGCTTTGTCGGTTCATCTAAGTCATTGTAAAACCAGATCTCATGGTTCCATTGATTAATAATACCTACTACACCACCATCCATGCGCAGTTCATAACCTCCTGGTATTTCAAAGGGCATAGTTGCCTCTCTTCCTTTAGGTGATGTAGAATGCGTTACGCGTATTTGGTTAATGGTAACGGTATCTATGCCATTAGTAGCCAAGCCCAATTCCAACGGGTACCTAAAGACGGCTTTCCTCCCCATAGAATCAACAGGTGGATGTTCTCCATTATATACCGCCAATTGCCACACGCTGGTATCCTTGTTGGTTACGGGAATGATCACTGCTGAAAAGGCATACTGGTAGTTCTTTGTTTGGCTAAAGTCGCCCAGCCAACGAACGCCTGTTTTTACTTTTAGCATGTCGTGTATGCTGCCTTCTGTAGCCAGCACTTCGGCTACTTGGTTGCCATCGCTGATGGTATACTGGAAATGGTCTTTCGAACGCTCGGTCACACTGCTGGCTTCTACATCAAAAATTCTACTCACTCGGTCAGCAGAAGTTACAGGGGCTCTTTTGCTACTGCGACTGTTCTTTGTTAATAAACCTCTTTTTACTTTGGAGGTTTGATAGCTACCAAAGCGCAATTGTTTATAACTGTTCCAACCCTTTACTTCCATGCGGGTAGATTGTTCGCTAAAGCGGTTAGGTATAGTTAATTGATAAGGTTTGCAACTGCTTAAGCTTAAGATCAGCAATAGCAGGAATAGTATAAATAGAGGGATATAAACTCTCATGGAATAATTAGGCTTCATTATTTATAAATGGTTCGTCTGGTGGTAAGGATGGCTATGGTGCTGGCAATGGCATCAGCAATATCGGCGTTTAAGACTTCTTTCATCCAGGTTTTTTTATAGCGGCCGCTTTCATCTACTGTTACGGCCGCAATTATTTCCTGCTGGTAAGTAAACGCATATACCTGATGCAGGCTGCTAAGCAGGCTTTTGGCATTGCCTGCTTCAACAGGGCGGTCTCTTAACAGGGCTGGTGTTCGTATGAATTCAATGGTTATGCTGTCTTTTCGGATAAGGCCTTTCTGCGCTTCTCTTTTGGTGCCGTTTAAATTGGTAGCTACCACTTCCCAAAATTGATTGGTTTGGTTTGCCAGTTGTATGCGGGCTTCCAGCAGATCTTCATTACGTGATCCAAAGAAAGAAGAATCCTGTCGTAACCGGAACAGGGAAAACGTTTCATTGGTTAGCAAGGTCGCCCTGCATTCTACGGTACTTATTTTTTGCCCGTCTTTCTCTACGTCAAAGCGAAAGACATCTTTCGACCAGCGTAGCTTGTGGCTATACAATGGGATGCCACTAATACTGATAAGGTTTGCTGGCTGTAAGGGCTTTGCAGCAAAGAAAGACCCTAGCGTGCGGTGAAAGTGCCGTGTTTTGTAATCTGCAAAGGATAGATTCTTGCGTAAGAAGTGGCCTCCTTTCAGTCGACTTGGTTGCAGTTGTGCGGCCATTTTGGGAATGACTGTTTGCGACTGTCCGGCAATAGGTCGACCTAAAAAAATAAGCAGCGTGAAACTAAGTTGTATCGTAAAGTAGATTTTCATAAGGCTGCGTTATTTATGGCCAGTTGTTTCACTTGCTTCTACAGGGCCAAGAATAAAGATGGTTCCACTATTGTCTTTATAAGAGTATTCTGTTGCACCAATACTAATAACATTGTATATATCGATGCAGGGAGGAGAGCACACCTGTATCTTCCGGTTGTCAAGCAATGTATAGCAGGTGTTGGCAATGCTGCCTTGCCAGGTGTTACCTGTAAGAGTACCATTTTCTTTATAGAGATAACGGGCAGTAGCAAAGTCTTTACCGTCAGTTAGTACACCTCTCTTATAGCGCGTACCTGAAAAAGGGTCTATTACTTCATTTATTTGCCAGGGGTGCGCTGTAAGCAAGTTTTTTACTTCACTGAAGCTGGTATCATTACTGCAGGAGCAGGTATTATCTTTTAGCACTTGCTTTTGACAAGATAGAAGCACTAAGGATGCTAGTAACAACAAGCAAATTGACGGTTTGAATAGTTGAAACATAAACTAATAATGGAATTAAAGTATAAGGATGTAGCAAAAAGGGCTATGGATGTTATTGCACAGGACTGAATGTAAACTGTGTATACCCGTCTTCATGTACCAGCCGATAGGAAAAACTGTTCTCCCGAATAACAACATGTTCTACTATATTGGTAATGAATCCCCAGCTTAGGCGCAGCATATTATTATCTAGCAATTTGTAGTGGCCATTACTACCAGATTCTCCTTCCTGGTCGATGAAAGTAATCGAGCCATCTTTTTTGAAAGATTGACGTACTCGAGAAAAATCATCTTCATTATTGGCCGCCCCTTTTTTATAGGTAACGTGCGGTGGCTCTCCATCTGTTACTTCTGCTACTTCTTCTATCTGCCAGGTTTTTGCAGTTAACAGCTGTACTTCAATAGGCTCCTTTTTAAATTCATCATCCTTATTGCAGGAGGTAGCAGAAAATAACAGGGTTGATAAAAACAGGGCAGATGCCAGGTGAATGATTTTTTTCATAAACAATGGTTTAATAGTTAGGTTTTGGTAAACGCTTTCTAACAATACCCCAGGTGAAGACAAAACCGTTGGGTCATTTTCTGTCCGTTAACAAAACTTTAGCAACCTCATCCTTTGAGGCGCTTCGCGCTGCATGTTTTCGCGCAGAGGCGCAGAGCACATGGAGAGGGGAACCACGGAGGCACGGGGACACAGAGGGGCACGGAGAATAGGGTTTCCAATTGTATTTATAGCTCACCATTTCTTAGCATCTTTTCATCTTAGCGTTTTTGCGTGAAACCCTCCTTTGAGTATTGATCGTTGAGCATTGAACATTTTTCTCTACTTCTTCATTCATCATTCCTTGTTCCTTGTTCAATATTCCCTCCCTGTCAACTTATCAACTTGTCAACCTGTCAACTCAAATAAGCCATCAGCCATCCTCACATCTGCCATTTCTCCAAATTCTGCTAATCCATTCCAAATCCCACCAATCTGCGGTCTCTAGTGAAGAGCTGGAATCCATGTAATTATGAATGTGGCATAATATTTTGGCGTACTTGTGTAAACAATTGTTATGCAGGAAAGAACCAATAGAAACACTGACGCGGAATACAACCGTCAGATGGCCGAAGGCCGTGTAGGAGGCATTATAGACGAATACATAATTGAGGAAAGAGACACGCTGCAGAATATTGCCGACCGGTATGGTGTATCCCTGGAAGAAATTGTTGAAGCCAATCGTGATGCCATCCGAAATGCTTCTGAAATGATTCAGCCAGGTATGCGAATATTGATCCCGCAAAAAAGAAGGTGAGAACCATAGGAGAACAGCAATTGTCTTTTAAATAGCCTGGGTGAAGTTTTTAATGCCGGCTTGTGCCGGCATTTCCTTTGGACCGCGGATTACCTTGGATTAATAGGATTAACGGGATTGCAGCACTAAACAGTATGCCCTCTTTTCACGTTTCACTTGGGGCTGTTTGGCTTGCAGCTTGTAGCGTGCAGCTTGCAGCTCTCTTTCACCTCTCACATCTCTTTTGGCTTACTTTAGCAGTATGAAAGCTGCTAGTATAGCCGATATTAAAAAAGAGTTGAAAGAAAAGACCGCATCAGAGCTGATAGAGCTTAGCCTGCGCCTGGCCCGGTTTAAGAAAGATAACAAAGAGCTGCTAAGTTACTTACTGTTTGAGCAGCACGATTGGCCAGCCTATGTGCAAAGCATTAAAGAAGAAATGGATG
This genomic interval from Flavisolibacter tropicus contains the following:
- the namA gene encoding NADPH dehydrogenase NamA; amino-acid sequence: MALLFEPLKIRSITLKNRIAVAPMCQYSANDGFINDWHVVHLGSRAVGGAGLIILEATAVTPEGRITHKDLGIWKDEHIDGLKRIATFIESFGVVPGIQLAHAGRKASSHNPWEGGEPLTLEEGAWQTVGPSAIPFKEGTPTPVEMSRDQIAKLVQDFKAATQRALQAGFKLIELHGAHGYLIHEFLSPLSNQRTDEYGGSFENRTRLVIEIIEAVREVWPKEYPLFVRFSATDWVENGWTVDDSIALAKIIKTKDVDLIDCSTGGNITGVRIPLVPLYQVPFAEQIKKGSGILTAAVGLITTPQECEQILQDQQADLIMLARQMLRDPYFPLHAAKALGVDVPWPSQYLRAKK
- a CDS encoding DUF763 domain-containing protein, which gives rise to MLFLIISFAPFLRSLLAMKRSGSADLPLHNGAVPNWLYERMGKLGLAITEAILVEYGKEEFLRRMSDPFWFQSLGAVMGMDWHSSGITTSVLGALRRSINPHSKELGLYFCGGKGKFSRQTPEELLAIADKTGLNGHELVRSSKLSAKVDNTAVQDGFQLYIHSFILSDSGQWTVVQQGMREVDAMARRYHWHSADLKSFVEEPHAGVHGANQGLILNLTATDANITREGILQIAGEKPETMMQEIQHLIMPSHHDVRSKDVDLKRLGTVLWLAHDKQPKDFEELLLLEGVGPRTLQSLTLVSEVVHGTPSRFKDPARFSFAHGGKDGHPFPVPTKTFDEVIHTMQKAVERAKIGQTDKAQALKKLHEIAARAEKDFTPTDKLQEVIQKEIEDSWKYGGKTIFGDAKPPKRSKGVQLRLF
- a CDS encoding RNA polymerase sigma factor → MIEGCLANDRKAQKLLYEHLYEFAMTIALRYSRDEMDAADIMSHAFVKVFKSIRTFDSSKGSLHAWIKRIVVNEGLDHIKSRNRFSENVELETVAEPGINNSVLERMGAEEIMKLIQKLPPATHAVFVLYAVEGYNHREIAERLNISEGTSKWHLSEARKTLQQQLTQLNT
- a CDS encoding NAD(P)-dependent alcohol dehydrogenase, yielding MTPTKGYAAQDPKSDLAPWSFERREPGPHDVQIEIIYCGVCHSDIHQVRDEWGGTIFPIVPGHEIVGRVSRVGDHVKKYKNGDLVGVGCLVDSCRECRNCKEGLEQYCEVGFVGTYNSRERKTGAVTYGGYSNMIVTHEDFVLKVSEDLPLEGVAPLLCAGITTYSPLRHWKVGKGHKVGVLGLGGLGHMAVKFAVAFGAEVTMLSHSPSKEADAKRLGAHRFALTSNADTLNELANYFDFIIDTVSAPHNYNTYLSMLHTNGTMICVGAPPAPAEIPAFNLIGQRRSIGGSLIGGIKETQEMLDYCAANNITSDVEVIAIKDINTAYERMMKGDVRYRFVIDMATL
- a CDS encoding LysM peptidoglycan-binding domain-containing protein, with product MQERTNRNTDAEYNRQMAEGRVGGIIDEYIIEERDTLQNIADRYGVSLEEIVEANRDAIRNASEMIQPGMRILIPQKRR
- a CDS encoding aldo/keto reductase → MKKRKLGNSGLEVMPWAFGGNVFGWTADEKTSFLLLDAFEDAGFDFIDTADVYSRWAPGNKGGESETIIGKWVKQKGNRNKIVIATKVGGDMGQGKKDLSAKYIRKAVEDSLQRLQTDYIDLYQSHWDDLDTPVGETIEIFGQLVKEGKVRAIGASNLSPERLQESLRYSKEKNLPAYQTLQPEYNLYNRSTFETQYEPICLQEGLGVINYYALASGFLSGKYRTEEDVNKSVRGGGIVNKYLNERGLRILKALDEVAAQYQTNQASIALAWLLARPSITAPIASATSVEQVKELAKAFQIELDKEAIEKLNKASEPQHAPGP